The genomic segment ACTCACTGGCCAGCAGTACGCAACAAAAATCTAGCGCAGACGTTGTTGAGACGTGTCCATGTTAGTGCTACATAATTGAACACAGAGAGACTGTAACTAGCATGTAGCATTCTGCTAAAATACTGGTAGCGATTGCTGATGCCGCAACACTTTGTTTTCTGTGGTGCTGGACGGTTCAAGGTTTGATGTCTGAGAAGCTGGTGTAGGTTTCACTGCAGCTGGAGGAAGTGCTAAGGTTTCCAGAGACACTGTCATCTGCAAATAAAACGACAAATGAAACAAAGTCAGTGCTCCGGACAAAACAACTGTTTTCACACTGAAATGAAATTCAATTTAAAGAGTGTATACTGATTACTGAGCCCTACCTGAGCTGCTGAGTGACTGAGATGACTTGGATTCCGATATTAGGCCTAGTAGGTTTGCCTGTGCCATCCAGCCCTCCTTGCTGGTGCGAAGGTTCTTCACAAACCTGCACAGGAACACATTTGCTATAAACTATGAAGGAgcaacaaatactgtaaaagaCACTCTGCTAGCATAAAAAGACTTTTACCACTGGCCCTCCTCTCCCTCTCTGATGAGCTGCACCACATCGCCGCTCTTAACTGTCAGCTCGTGAGGTCCCGCCTTCTCGGAGTCTGCTACCACTGTATACTTCCCCGGAATCTAAAGGCCAAAACCACTTTGAGCATTACATGACTCAAAAGCTTACAGAATAAGCCGGTGCTTTTCCAcctaatacagtggaacctctataTTAGAACACCCTTGAGGTCATACAATTAGGAGGACTGTAAAACCAAAATTTATCCCAAAAATACATATGCCCAGAGTCAGTAAAGGGTACCCGTCAtgacatccatacatccattttctgaaccgcttatcctcactacaaCGAGAGGAAAAATATGTGATGATGACCAAAGAATTAGGTCTGGAATTTACTGCATAGTGAGAAATTGGTACACACATCTCCGTCCTGGCTGCTGAGTACAATATGATTGAGTCCATAATTGGcgataataaaaacaatacattctaCACTGGAATGTGAACTGCAGTTTTACTCACCCGCCGAGCACAAGTTACAATTTCATAATTGTGTCTGTCATTTATCAATTAAGGTTCAAGTTGAATAATATGAACAGTGGTTAGTTTCTTTTTACTCTTGTGATTGTTAAGAATGttcacaaatatatattttgcaatgGAGGAACCATGCAAGTTATCCTCTCTCATCATTGCATTCATCACTTGTTATAAAatgtatacagtggatataaaatgtctacacatccctgttcaaatgtcaagtTTTTGTGATACAGAAaattgagaccaagataaataatttcaaacctttttccaACATTGTGACTTATTACCTGTACAACTGTTTCGTGAGGGGAAGTAAAactaaataacaaatattgtggtccatgacacattttcccatgtgtttgggagattttgttatgtCCGacgaaaccaaggttgaactttttgcctCCAAAATTCCAAAaagtatgtttggcgcaaacacaacttGGCTCAAAATCAAAAGAACACTATAATGGTGAAGCATGGGGATGACAGCATCatgttttttcttcagctgaaaATGTGCCCTTTGACATGGagtgaattatgaacagtttgaaatagcagtcagtgatATAACAAAACCTTCGGGCTCCTCctacaatgcaaaacaaaatgtcaggaaaagccagcTAGAACAActgaatttatttggggttaatcagagatactttaaatggtgacaggtatgtgctgactcccatttaacatgggtTTGAATGTTATTGCTTAATTCCAAAcatagccacatcccagttTGAATGTTATTGGTTAATTCCAAAcatagccacatcccagttataagagggtgtttACACCTTTGCAACCACACGatcttggaaaaaaagaaaaactattgagTTGAATTGACTGTTGTACAGGCTGTAGGCCACAATGGTGGAAAACCTTTaattgatttatcttggtctaatttcttatatcacaaaaaatgtcatttggaCAGTGATATGTGGACTTAATATTCAGTGGCGGTAAATACCtaaatattgtaataataccagcagtgttttaaatgtacagtatgtgtcagtTAAGAAGGATATAATGTTACTTAAACAATCCCAGCACAGTTAACACAAGTTTGATGTTCCTGAATGGGTTcattctatttccattatttactctggggaaaaaatgtattccaaatGAGTACAAAATCAGAGTTCAACCAGTTTCCCGAGACGGCTTGTGTTCAACATCAGAGGTGTGGACACAGGGCAATTATTTTTGCAACTCTCACCAGTTTCAGTCCTGCATCATCCTCAGGGTCAGAGTTCAACGGCTCCTCGCCACTGGAGTAGCCATCATTCTCCTCAGAGGCATCCACTGAGAGCGACACTTTGGTCCAGCCTGTAAGAAGAAGACATGAGCATGAGAGGTGTgtattaggggaaaaaaagcaaagtgaAAGAAGTGACAGAAGAGCAGACAAGAGCAAGATCTATTTGCCAGAAACTAGCAGTATGGCTCTTGGAACAGAAGCCCAAAGCATGATCCACACTGGACCCCTGTGTTTGGGCCACATTTTAAATGAGCAAACTCAAGCAATGAGCACTGCAAATCACTGGAACAGGCCACAATGGCAGCTCTGTACCTCGCCGCTTGCTCTGTAACAAGACTAGAGGCGCTGACCCATTTGACTTTGCTCAGACCGATGCGGGGGGCTGGACAGGGACAAAAAGCCACCAATAATTAAGAGAGACGTTCTCCActgcaaaggggggggggatcaaCTCCACAAATGAAATAAGACTCATAActagatgatgatgattaagACCTGCAGATAATAGTGCACATGACAATGTCAGTGTAAGGAGAAGGGTCAGCCCCTTTAATAATTGATGGCTATCCATTCTAAGGTCCCAGCCAGTCACCACTGGACTGTATTGAAAACACAAGACGATGACAACACACAAAGCAACAGAAAGCTTGGATGTTTGAAGGATGGCAAGACAGATGACAAATGGTAGACTGACACCCCTGTTGAATAATGAGACAACATTATACCTTTCAACCCAAAAGGAGTTGGGTCACTCTTGACCAAGAGTTGCTTGGCACCGTGCTCTGGGCTCAGGCCCGAGCCTGGCCACACAGGCAAGCATAgtaaagaggggggggggggaaggaaagTGAGAGAGAAGACAGGCTGACAAACAACAATCAAACACTTTCCATGCCCTAAAATGTTTGCTCGGCCGTGGCAGGAGCACTCAAATGTTTTCTATATGTCACAGTTCGGTTTTATCATGGTATGGTAATTATTGCAGTATTGTGGGAAAGCTCACAGTATTGCAGGGAGGTTGACTGTACAGGTGGGGCATCGAGATGAAAACATgaatacccaaaaaaaaaaaaaacctcttgctTGACAAGTCCTTCTCAATGGGCTTTAGTAGTTTCTGTGTTTCCTCACaggattttgtgaaaaatacatCATCACATCATATATTACTGTGCATTTTTATCCTtgtccatccaatgtttacatttgtatacAGTACCTCTAAGACACTATTCTTCctgcagcaataatcatgctatgCTCACAAAACCAAAACAGTCACTCACTAAGTTCACAGAATTAATagtcatatatttttcaaagttataacattagaaattgcTGCTATTCTAACTAACATTAAAAATTACTGCCTATTAACACTGATTtatttgcttgagtccaaaCATTCAAATCAAGTCAGAAAGGCAGGAACACTCTTAAAGGCAACACCGATTTAGAAACTGCCAagtaacaataaacaaaataataattggacTCATAATCATTTCCTCCCCTGAGTgatattgtaaaatgatttatttttccgaGCAGCCTCTGTGATATGTTTTTACTTGAAATGTAGACCTTAcatttgaagagagggaagCACCGTATGTAAGATTATTTATTGTTGCAGTGAAATGGAGCGGACCTATTTTATTACCTCATTTTTGTGACTAATGGAATGTAATTGCGGCGGTATATGTTTTAACAGGAGTTAGAATCATTATTCCCTCTCCGTATGATGTTCATTCACCCATGACGTTCGACTCACTAGTACACCACTAAAGAGTGATACGGTTTAGAATATGCTTACAATTCAGCGGAGGACAGGGAGAGGCGGTGGCGGCATCAACACACGGGGCTTCCCGGTGGCGCCGGCctaattattttttacttgCCACGGGCAATCTGGAATCTGTAAACTTCGAAACCCTGTTCGTACTGCACAAACCCATGCAATTCTGCACTGTGACCACTAGGAATGACTCTTCCAAAAGGCAAAGAGTTTTCTTTCATCCGTGGAGATTCAGGAGGAGATTACTTTGTGTATGTTCTTACACCAACCAGAATTTCCATGATATTGCATATAGGGataacactgtaaaaaaaaaaaaaaaaaaaaaaaaaaaaaaaagggacccAAATTTCCTTTCCCTAGCATGCCTGTCAAATCGCATCAGATTTGAACCAAACTCGATGCAGCGGTTCAGAAACTGTAATGCCAAACCAATATCCATCTGTATCTGATCCAGACTGCAccattggcaccaagatggacTTAACACGGTGCAAGTCAATCACTGTTACATCTGTCCATTCGACATCGCTGGAATTTGTTGATTGTACATCAGAGTTCAGACTTTTGCTGCCCTGACCATTTACGGAGTTCTAATTTGAACAaacctatttttatttgtgtatgtaaCAGAAATGAGTTAACGATAGCCTGCATATAATTTTTCACGTGTTGTCATTTGTAGGGGCGAGGTGGGGGGCCCGgtattcacagattttcactttttgtggcagtttttggaatgtgaccTTTGCAAAAGACAGCGATTACCGTATTAGCTGTTCAGATTAAGACCCCGAGTGTCTTTTGGTACTCATGCGCTTGAGTCTAAATCTCTGTCAGGTCAAATTAAGTGCAGATACACAGTTTATGAACAATTGTTACACCATCTACAGCACCTCCATTAAGAAGTACATTCAAGGTTTTATAGGGTTACCTTTTGGACTCTTGAGATTGCTGAAGCCCTGTAAAGTAAAACGCTTTTTAGCCACTGAGGACCTGTCTGCAGTTGGACTTGTCACAGTCTCATCTGAAAGCAATGAGTTGATATGTGGGAAACGAGAAGAGTAGGCCTCAACCACAAAGGCAGGGCCCGAAAGAAGATGACGTAGATGAGGGTGGTGAAGAGAAGAGTAGTATTAAAGATCAGTCAAAGATAATGAAGCAGCTTTAAAATGGGCCCTTGATGCTTCCAAGAGTATTCACCTTTGTGTTTGGCAAGTGAAGAGCTGTTGTCGGACACGGGGCTCGCCTCCGCCTTCTTGTCCTCCTGCTTTTTCTGGTTCTTTAGACTGCTGCTCCGGAAGGGGCTGTGTTAAGATGGAAAAACGGAGTCACCACCACAATATGAAGGTTTAATAGTGGTGTGTGGTGGAGCTGGCCACACCACTGACCTGAGGGAGATGGAGCAGTTGGTGGTGTGGTTTGGGGAGTCACAGCTCTTCTGCTGGCTGGCATCTGCAAATGTTTGAACCAAAAGGTTAAAAGCAGATTGGCTTTGCCAAAGAGTGAAGTGTTTAGGATACCTCTGCAGGCTTTGAGCTGTTGGGTGAGAACCTTGCGGATCTCATTGACCCACGATGTTTTGATCTCAGCCGTTGCAgcctaaacaaaaataaaatttaaatataaggTTGTGTTTGGTTCTCCTGGTGTGTTTAGCACACTAAACACAACTGAACTACCATAAAGACATACATTCATTTTCTCCATCTGTGGGAATGTTTTATTCACcgtaaaatttacattttaagttaaactatatttgccctgcgattggctggcgaccagttcacggtgtatcccgcctcttgtccagagtcacctgggatagcctccagtgaggataagtggtacggaaaatagaCGGATATTACTCATGTCtcatgtaaaatacagtatattattcgTGTGAATGAGACAtacgaaaaaaatatttacagtagccCTActagtaccaccataatgaccaacaattAACAttggaacattaacactgcacttaaatatattaaattaaatgcaCTGCACATACACGTTAAATATAATTTGTACTTAAATGTCTCAAAATAAACAGTTCTTacgattaaatgcaaattattACACTGtacttgaaagttaaatacacctaaactttacttaaaaaaagtactgtacttgaaaagtaaaacGTACCGTACCggataaaaaaaggtttaacaGGCTATATGCATATTCACAAGCTTCATTCAAacatgtttgattgtatttcttgttttaaatgttgctaatttgatttgtattttattcaggGATTCCGTTGTGTACCACTAGAGAAAGCCTGCATACCACACTTTTATACCCCTTTTCCATTATACTGGTTCTACCCCCAACCAGCCTTGCTCCGCCCGAGTGGTCGCATCTCCATGACACTTTTTCGGCGCCGAGCGATGACAATGGCACCGCTTTTCGGAACCTCTTCGCAGGCCGATGAGGTCCGTGACGTAACCACGTTgcgcagtgtgcggcaggcttaAAGCAGCTTTTGTTCTGTTGTCGACTGAGGAGGTGCagacatttttgtccatattggcaGAAGATAAAATACAGCGAGATGGAAGGCGCGACAAGAAACGAGCGCGTCAACTTCTTGATGACGCCccaatccctcccacttttGATTGGTTCCTGTTGGAATGGAAAAGTAACAGAGGCCAGGCCAAGcagaaattaaaattaaaacttaCCTGGACAATAAACACTTCCTCTCGTGAATTACACCAAACCTCAAACTTCTTGTAGTCTCCTTTTGCATTCTCTGTAATTCCCACTGCACTCATCTGATGGGGAAATGCAGAGACAATGTGAACTTCACATCACTGAATGGGGGATTGTCTACTGAACATGGCAGTGCCTCACATTGAGAGAGTGTTTGAAGCTGTAAGATGGAGCTTTTTCGTATCCCTCGCCATTCTCCTCCCTCCTCTTGCAGAAGAGCAGGGCCTTCTCATGCAAGAACAGATGCCTCTGCATGGGCTTGAACCTGGCCAGGTCCTTGACTTTAGCATGCCCTTTCTTGTGCTCCGTCCACACGCTGAAGGAGCCTTGCATCAGCAAACGACCCAGCTCGGAGAGGTTACcctgaaataagaaaaaaaatattcactgtCACTCACAAGTTGCAATGAAAGTCAAACGCAAAATAGtgaaaactgtttaaaaaaaacaaaaaattaaataaattggaCCTCATAGCCTGTGATGGCAATGAGGTGCATGGAATCGTTGACAGCTTTCAGGATGCCCAAAATGGAAGACAGAGCTTCTTGGAGGTCGTCACAGCCAACGCAACCTTTACTGTACTTTAACAATTCCTGCAAACATAAATGGAGAAGGACAGTGAATCTTCTCTGCCTCACATACCGACTCCACGCCATCGTGCCACATGAATGCAGCTCACCTTCAGCAGCAGCTGGTACTTAGTGATTCTTTGGACGGGTTTAAGGAGGTAGGAGTCCAGTCCAAGTTTATGTTCCAACTTTTTCTGACATTCCTGGCGCAAAAGATACAAAATAAGTCACCAGTAGTGAGCTCTAATCCAGGAGCTACATCAAAAATTCTTCCTTAAAAAATTATactcagttttgactgacactgtcaAATTGtatcaatcatccatccatccattttcaacaccgcttatcctggttagggtcgcggggcgctgcagcctatcccagctgactacgggcaaaaggcggacaacaccctgaactggtcgccagtcatatcaatcaaataatatttattatggTTGGCGTTATAGTTTGTGTGGTAGGTGTAGAACTACATTGGAGCATATGGACTGTTTtctttatttgatatatatatatatatatatatatatatatatatatatatatatgtatataatttaaCAAATTTGCAGAGAGGTGTGCCATTGGCTAAGAAAGAAACATTACACCTTGTGCAGATCAGGATGGTGAATTCAGAAAGTTcttcaaccccaattccaatgaagttgggactttgcgttaaacataaattaaaacagaatacaatgatttgcaaatcacattcaacctatatttaattgaatacactacaaagagaagatatttaatgttcaaactgatcaactttattgtttttagcaaataaacattaacttagaattttatggctgcaacacgttccaaaaaagttgggacaggtggcaaaaaagattgagaaagttgagaaatgctcatcaaacacctgtttggaacatcccacagctgaacaggctaattgggaacagatgggtgccatgattgggtataaaaggagtttccctgaattgttcagtcattcacaagcaaagatggggcgaggttcacctctttgtgaacaagtggttGAGAAAATAGTTTAGGGACAATGTTCccacaacgtacaattgcatcatctacggtccataatatcatcaaaaggttcagagaatctggagaaatcactgcatgtaagcagcaaggccaaaaaccaacattgaatccccgtgaccttcgatccctcaggcggcactgcatcagaaaccgacatcagtgtgtaaaggatatcaccacatgggctcaggaacacttcagaaaaccaatgtcagtaaatacagttcggcactacatcagtaagtggaacttgaaactttactatgcaaagcaaaagccatttatcaacaacacccagaaacgccgccggcttctctgggcccgagctcatctaagatggactgatgtaaagtggaaaagtgttctgtggtccgacgagtccacatttcaaattgtttttggaaattgtggacgtcgtgtcctccgggccgaagagtaaaagaaccatccggactgttatggacacaaagttcaaaagcctgtgatggtatggggctgtgttagtgccaatggcatgggtaatttacacatctgtgaaggcaccattaatgctgaaaggtacatacaggttttggtgaaacatatgctgccatccaagcaacatcttctacattgacgcccctgcttatttcagcaagacaatgccaaaccacatgaTGCACGTGTTAAAACAGCCTGGCTTCGGGTACCagactggcctacctgcagtctaaaccattgaaaatgtgtggcgcattataaagcgtaaaatCTGACAACgaagaccccagactgttgaacagctgaagctgtacatcaagcaagaatgggaaagaataccacctacaaagcttcaacaattagtgtcctcagttcccaaacgtttattgaatgttgtcaaaagaaaaggtgatgtaacacagtggtaaacatgaccctgtcccagctttttgggaacatgttgtagccataaaattctaagttaatgactatttgctaaaaacaaaaacgtttatcagtttgaacattaaatatcttgtctttgtactgtattcaattaaatataggttgaacatgatttacaaatcattgtatgctgtttttatttatgtttaacacaacgccccaacttcattggaattggggttgtaatttagCACTGTGAAAACAGATCCACAAATAACGGTAAACACTGCGTGCTGCCACCTCCAGGACTTTTCCTGAGCACTACTGTTGTCTTTTTAAAGGCACAAGGCCACTTAGTGTAAGTAAAACAAAACTCCTTTGAATTcaattaatttgaacatgtacatcaggtgcacatgactaaaatgtgttaaactaacatttattatttgattatgttCAAGGAGGGGAAAATGacatcagtttaccacattttaatcatgtgcaaccaaagTAAAATTACAATATCAGGCTTTCGTTTCAATTCATAATTCAAAGAACCTGGAAGAAGGCACAATCAGAGCACTGTCGCCATAAGCTCTCAGAGCGAGGTTTATTCTGGCAGTAAGCCTCATAGATCTGCAGGTCCTTCATCTGAGAAGAGAACACAAcacaacctgttttttttttttttattcaacaatGATCCTTGCCTCTGATTCAACttcttgtttaaaaacaaagtccTTACTCTTTCTAAAAAGCAGCGGCCCACAAGTTCAGGACAGTTAGTGTATGCCTCTAGTTCCTTCAGAAATGTCCTGAAAATGAAATTCAGCCCAGGTTAAGGTACATACAGGAAGTATGTAAATGCCAGCCCTTTTCTCACGGGAAGAAATGTACCTCTTGTGAAACTGGTAGATTTCGGACATGTTTCCAAACAAGATGTCTTTCTTACTAAGCAGCATACTGGGGATGAGGTGAGCCATGGAAGGGTTGTCCATCTCTGCCGCGTAGCCCTGGAGACACAGCCACTGTTATTCCAAGACTGTATGTATAATTAGTAAATGTGTGTAGACTGGTACAGCAAAACCATCAACAGAGTGGACCGCAAGGAAGCTCACCTCTAAAACACACAGGAGCTCCTCAACATATGCTCTTTCCGTTTCCAGCAGTTCATTCATCACGTGActagaaaatatatatacatacaaacatgGTTGTTGAGAGGCAGACAGACTTCAAACACATGGTATCATTAATGAAATAATGTCTCTAGAAGTAAAGTCTTGCTGAAGCTGAAGGACAGAAGGTCCTCACCGTCTCAGGACAGCAAGGTTTTCTTCTTCCTCGGAGAGGGAGGCATG from the Phycodurus eques isolate BA_2022a chromosome 1, UOR_Pequ_1.1, whole genome shotgun sequence genome contains:
- the mcf2la gene encoding guanine nucleotide exchange factor DBS isoform X2, which produces MSACLCCGGAGQKKNHKYSQIDNPDDILQTEGLPLCAAQIGTELQKQFATLPGGRGTDGSPIIIFPEFPAFSELEEHELKNVFNYLTTVPSIAASGVGFILVIDRRLDRWAAVRATLLRIAGSFPANVNLVLVLRPTTLLQRALSDFLFKFSKDEFKMKVVMLSSVTELHAYIDPGQLTTDLGGVQEYCHESWISHRTAIEAFALMVKTTAHTLQAFGTELAETELPNDAEATTSLLHSHSLKKDKMKEDLQVSQSQGARLLECINEPFQTDMEYHMTHDELENLATVQRLLGQLDETETAFDDFWERHRSKLEQCLQLRHFEQHFREVRSQLDATSERLRGFSEVSVNPAHAEHVLRELNCHEEKACEVLDYALSLASEGDGLIESAHYAEDSIRPKCCQLRAVCDDISSTLRDKKKLLLTAMELHHALEKASCWCEEGIYLLASQPVDRCQSQDGAEAALQELERYLDTAPLHTLIDCSAICCQYEAVLTTQLRDQVERVFQKQSSVQQMFDKRRISLKKLAAKQTRPVQPVAPRPEVKSPHASPNQQRKERRYSADNALCKKVESPIHNGSTRHASLSEEEENLAVLRRHVMNELLETERAYVEELLCVLEGYAAEMDNPSMAHLIPSMLLSKKDILFGNMSEIYQFHKRTFLKELEAYTNCPELVGRCFLERMKDLQIYEAYCQNKPRSESLWRQCSDCAFFQECQKKLEHKLGLDSYLLKPVQRITKYQLLLKELLKYSKGCVGCDDLQEALSSILGILKAVNDSMHLIAITGYEGNLSELGRLLMQGSFSVWTEHKKGHAKVKDLARFKPMQRHLFLHEKALLFCKRREENGEGYEKAPSYSFKHSLNMSAVGITENAKGDYKKFEVWCNSREEVFIVQAATAEIKTSWVNEIRKVLTQQLKACRDASQQKSCDSPNHTTNCSISLSPFRSSSLKNQKKQEDKKAEASPVSDNSSSLAKHKDETVTSPTADRSSVAKKRFTLQGFSNLKSPKGSGLSPEHGAKQLLVKSDPTPFGLKGWTKVSLSVDASEENDGYSSGEEPLNSDPEDDAGLKLIPGKYTVVADSEKAGPHELTVKSGDVVQLIREGEEGQWFVKNLRTSKEGWMAQANLLGLISESKSSQSLSSSDDSVSGNLSTSSSCSETYTSFSDIKP
- the mcf2la gene encoding guanine nucleotide exchange factor DBS isoform X1, whose protein sequence is MAVNRVSQLCFDITRLWLQLKMMTDDILQTEGLPLCAAQIGTELQKQFATLPGGRGTDGSPIIIFPEFPAFSELEEHELKNVFNYLTTVPSIAASGVGFILVIDRRLDRWAAVRATLLRIAGSFPANVNLVLVLRPTTLLQRALSDFLFKFSKDEFKMKVVMLSSVTELHAYIDPGQLTTDLGGVQEYCHESWISHRTAIEAFALMVKTTAHTLQAFGTELAETELPNDAEATTSLLHSHSLKKDKMKEDLQVSQSQGARLLECINEPFQTDMEYHMTHDELENLATVQRLLGQLDETETAFDDFWERHRSKLEQCLQLRHFEQHFREVRSQLDATSERLRGFSEVSVNPAHAEHVLRELNCHEEKACEVLDYALSLASEGDGLIESAHYAEDSIRPKCCQLRAVCDDISSTLRDKKKLLLTAMELHHALEKASCWCEEGIYLLASQPVDRCQSQDGAEAALQELERYLDTAPLHTLIDCSAICCQYEAVLTTQLRDQVERVFQKQSSVQQMFDKRRISLKKLAAKQTRPVQPVAPRPEVKSPHASPNQQRKERRYSADNALCKKVESPIHNGSTRHASLSEEEENLAVLRRHVMNELLETERAYVEELLCVLEGYAAEMDNPSMAHLIPSMLLSKKDILFGNMSEIYQFHKRTFLKELEAYTNCPELVGRCFLERMKDLQIYEAYCQNKPRSESLWRQCSDCAFFQECQKKLEHKLGLDSYLLKPVQRITKYQLLLKELLKYSKGCVGCDDLQEALSSILGILKAVNDSMHLIAITGYEGNLSELGRLLMQGSFSVWTEHKKGHAKVKDLARFKPMQRHLFLHEKALLFCKRREENGEGYEKAPSYSFKHSLNMSAVGITENAKGDYKKFEVWCNSREEVFIVQAATAEIKTSWVNEIRKVLTQQLKACRDASQQKSCDSPNHTTNCSISLSPFRSSSLKNQKKQEDKKAEASPVSDNSSSLAKHKDETVTSPTADRSSVAKKRFTLQGFSNLKSPKGSGLSPEHGAKQLLVKSDPTPFGLKGWTKVSLSVDASEENDGYSSGEEPLNSDPEDDAGLKLIPGKYTVVADSEKAGPHELTVKSGDVVQLIREGEEGQWFVKNLRTSKEGWMAQANLLGLISESKSSQSLSSSDDSVSGNLSTSSSCSETYTSFSDIKP